AGAGATAGCTCTGCAACACGATGCCGACGTTCTCCGCGAAGCTCGGATACAACCGGTCCTCGAACAATCGGAGCGTGCGATCGGTGTAGTCGCTGCCCTCCATGTCCAACCGCACGAACGTGCGGTAGCTGCGTGCACGCTCGAGAATCTGCTGCATGATGTCGACGCACAGCTCTTCGCTGATGTCGAGTCCCATCTGCGTGAGCTTCACCGACACGTTCGCATCGACTCCAGCCTGATTGATCCGGTCGAGCATCTGCAGGTACGACCGGCTCGCCGCGCGCGCCTCCGCTTCGTTGGTCACGCTCTCGCCTAACAAATCGAGCGACGCGCGAATCTTCCGGGCATTGAGCTGGCGCACGGCTGCCAGCGCCGTGTCCAGCGTTTCCCCGGCAACGAACCGCGACGCGAATTTCTTCGCCATGCCGTTGTGACGCACGAAGTGGAACAGCCGAGGTTGGTTGGACAGATAGAGGAAAGTTCGACGCAGCATGTCGTCTGATGATCGGGGACGGAGAATGCGACTCGGCCGATGAATGCCTTACAGACGCGCGGCGGCGCATAAGCTAGCCCTCGCGTTCACCGCCATCCAGTCAATCGAGCCAGCGTCCGCCGCCTTGCGCCGCCCGGTCGTGCAGAATGCGAGCCGGCTCGAAGCGCGGCGCGAACCGGCCATGATACACCTCCAGCTGACGCACGATGTGCGCGAGCCCGACCGAATCCACGTATCGGAAGGGCCCGCCGCGGAACGGCGGGAAGCCGATGCCGAACACGGCGCCGACATCGCCATCCCGCGCCGAGCGAAGAATTCCCTCCTCGAGGCACCGCGCCGCTTCGTTCACCATGGCGAGCACGCATCGCTGTTGCATCTCGAGCACAGGAATCTCCGTTCGATTCGCTCCCGTGGGCAGCAGCGTGTAGATGGTGTCATCCACACCGGTCTTCTTGCCGCCCGGCGCGTCGTAGCGATAGAACCCGCTTCCGCCTTTTCTGCCCAACCGCCCCGATGCGACGACGCGCGACAACGACTGCGATGGCGTGAGCCGGTCGCCGAACGCATCGCGCAGCACCGTGGCCACCTTGGCGCCCACGTCGAGGCCGACCTCGTCCATGAGCGTGATCGGCCCAACGGGAAAGCCGAAGTCGATCAGCGCGCGATCCAGTGCTTCGATCGACACACCCTCGTCCAACAGGTAGCCCGCTTCGTTGAGAAACGCCGCCAACGTGCGCGTGGTGTAGAAGCCCGGCCCGTCGTTCACCACGATCACGTGCTTGCCGAGCTTCTTGCCGAACGCGACGGCGGTGGATGTTGCCACGGCCGTCGTACGAGGCGTCACGATCACCTCGAGGAGCGGCATCTTGTGCACCGGCGAGAAGAAGTGCATGCCGAGCACTTGCTCGGGCCGCTTCGACACTTCCGCGATGCGCGAAATCGGGATCGTGCTCGTGTTGGATGCGTAAATCGCGTCGCTCGGCATCACCTGCTCGGCTTCCTGCAATACGCGCTGCTTGAGATCGATGTCCTCGAACACGGCTTCGATCACCAGGTCGCAGCTCGAGAATCCGGCGTAGTCGGTGGTCCCGCCGACGAGCGACATCTGGTCCTCGAACTGACGCCGCGTGATCTGTTTTTTCTGCACGCGCTCGCCGATCACGGCGCTCACCGCCGCGAGGCCTTTGGCGACGCGCCCGTATTCCGCGTCCTTGAGCCGGACGATCACGCCCTGCATGGCGGCCACCGAGGCGATGCCCGCGCCCATGAACCCCGCGCCCAAGATGCCTAACTTGCGCACGGGCAGCGGCGCCGCGGCCACCGCGGTCCCCGAATCCTTCTTGAGCGCCGTGGTCGCGAAGAACAGATACACCAGCTGGCGCGAGACCTCGGACACCGCCATCTCGCCGAACAGGCGCGCTTCCTCGGCGTACCCGCCGTCGCGGCCCAGTTCGTAGCCGGCGCGCACGGCGTCGATGGCGGCGATCGGCGCCGGATAGTTGCCCATCGTCTTGGCGAGCGCGCCGGCGCGCGCCCGCGAAAAGATGAGACGCCTGCCTAACGGGTTGTCCTCGAGCAGCACGCCCGCCACCCCGCGCGACGCCCGGCCGCGCGACCGCGCCAGCGTGCCGTCGGCCAGCTGCCGCGCCCGATCCACCGCGATCTCGCGCAGGATGGACGGGTGCACCATCTCGTCCACCAAGCCTAACTGCAGCGCCTTGCGCGCCCGCACGTTGCGCCCGGTGAGCATCAGGTCCAGCGCCGCGCGCAAGCCGATCAAACGCGGCAGGCGCTGCGTGCCGCCCGCGCCCGGGAAGATGCCGAGCTGCACCTCCGGCGCCGCGAGCACGCTCTTCGGATGGTCCGTCACGATGCGATACGAGCAGGCGATCGCCGCTTCCAGTCCGCCGCCCAGGCAGGCGCCGTGAATCGCCGCCACCACCGGCACGCGCAAGTGCTCCAGCCGGCTCATCAGTGCTTGCCCGCGACGACTCAGCTCTTCCCCGTCGTGCGCGGTGCGCAAGGCGTTGAACTGCTCGATGTCGGCGCCGGCGATGAAATTCTCGGGCTTCCCGGACATCAACACCACCGCGCGAACCGCAGCGTCGCGGTCGACACGGTCGAGGAACGACGCAAACTCCGCCACCACCTGCGCGTCGAGCACGTTCACCGACGCGTCGGGCACGTCGAGCGTTGCGACCGCGATACCGTTCTGGATGTCGACCGCGAGCGCGGACGCCGCTTGCACCGGGTCCGTCGCGGCGCTCACGCGGCGTTCTCCAACACCATCGCGAAGCCCATTCCGCCAGCCGCGCACACGGTCATGAGGCCGAACTGGCCGCCGCGCCGCTTGAGCTCGTGCGCCAGCGTCGTCGTGATGCGCGCCCCGGTGGCGCCGAAGGGGTGGCCGATGGCGATCGAGCCGCCCATGACGTTGAGACGCGACCGGTCCACTTCACCCATCGGCTGCGACAGGCCCGCGCGCGCCGCCCACGCCCTGCTCTCGAATCCTTGCAGGTTGGACAACACCTGGGCCGCGAACGCCTCGTGCATCTCGACCAGGTCGATGTTGGCCAGCGTGAGGCCGGCGCGCTCG
This Gemmatimonadaceae bacterium DNA region includes the following protein-coding sequences:
- a CDS encoding proline dehydrogenase family protein — its product is MLRRTFLYLSNQPRLFHFVRHNGMAKKFASRFVAGETLDTALAAVRQLNARKIRASLDLLGESVTNEAEARAASRSYLQMLDRINQAGVDANVSVKLTQMGLDISEELCVDIMQQILERARSYRTFVRLDMEGSDYTDRTLRLFEDRLYPSFAENVGIVLQSYLYRTQADVERAIQLKCRVRLCKGAYNEPATVAFPEKRDVDANYVKCMQQLLLNGNYPGIATHDPAILAQAKRFVRAQSIPPERFEFQMLYGVRRDLQDQIVRDGFNMRVYVPFGTQWYPYLMRRLAERPANVAFITGNMVRELLAGRH
- the fadJ gene encoding fatty acid oxidation complex subunit alpha FadJ gives rise to the protein MSAATDPVQAASALAVDIQNGIAVATLDVPDASVNVLDAQVVAEFASFLDRVDRDAAVRAVVLMSGKPENFIAGADIEQFNALRTAHDGEELSRRGQALMSRLEHLRVPVVAAIHGACLGGGLEAAIACSYRIVTDHPKSVLAAPEVQLGIFPGAGGTQRLPRLIGLRAALDLMLTGRNVRARKALQLGLVDEMVHPSILREIAVDRARQLADGTLARSRGRASRGVAGVLLEDNPLGRRLIFSRARAGALAKTMGNYPAPIAAIDAVRAGYELGRDGGYAEEARLFGEMAVSEVSRQLVYLFFATTALKKDSGTAVAAAPLPVRKLGILGAGFMGAGIASVAAMQGVIVRLKDAEYGRVAKGLAAVSAVIGERVQKKQITRRQFEDQMSLVGGTTDYAGFSSCDLVIEAVFEDIDLKQRVLQEAEQVMPSDAIYASNTSTIPISRIAEVSKRPEQVLGMHFFSPVHKMPLLEVIVTPRTTAVATSTAVAFGKKLGKHVIVVNDGPGFYTTRTLAAFLNEAGYLLDEGVSIEALDRALIDFGFPVGPITLMDEVGLDVGAKVATVLRDAFGDRLTPSQSLSRVVASGRLGRKGGSGFYRYDAPGGKKTGVDDTIYTLLPTGANRTEIPVLEMQQRCVLAMVNEAARCLEEGILRSARDGDVGAVFGIGFPPFRGGPFRYVDSVGLAHIVRQLEVYHGRFAPRFEPARILHDRAAQGGGRWLD